Genomic DNA from Schistocerca gregaria isolate iqSchGreg1 chromosome 4, iqSchGreg1.2, whole genome shotgun sequence:
AGCATGTATCCACCTCCAATGTCGTACGCACCTCCATTGCCATACTATTCTCCTCCACCTCCACCGCCGCTGGCGCGATATCCCTCCCCGTATGACCCGTACGCATTCGGAGGGTATCCCAGCTATCAGTGGCCAGCGATCGAACCATCCTACCTGCGGCCTTATCGCTCATACCCCTTTGCACCTATGCCCTCTCTACAGAGCTATCCAATTGACTACTCACCATACCCATGGTGGCAGCCTCAGATTCAGGGGATGATGGTAGGTGCAGACGGCTCAGCTGCACCAGCCATCCAAGGTGGATGCACCTCAGAGCCAAAACGTGACCGCGAAGAGTTGACGCCTGCACTAAAGGACGCGCCAGTGGACGAGAAGGTTGAGGAACCTTCCCCAACATATGTCAGTCTCCTGCCCAGCTACACTGCCAAAGTGGACTCACTTGGTAGCTCAACGAGCACGAGAGAGGGGAGCAATGTGAAGGTAGAAAAGCCTTTCATTGTGGAGGAAAAGGCAGAGCAACCTAACATTGCCCATGGAAATAATGCTTATGGCGTGGGTGATACTGTTGGGAAGGAGAACCATATTCTGAGAAACAATCCTTACCAGCCAGCCCCACCAAGTTCATATTGGCCCGGATACTACGAGCAGAATCAGTGGCCACAGTGGAATCAGTGGCAGCAGTGGCCGGCTTCTCAGCAATCTCAGTATCCGTATAGTGCGGGACCACAGCAGCCATCAGTTGTACAGTCCCAGAAAAGACAGGCTCCGTTCTATGGGTGGGGAGGACGACAGTACGCGTAAGTGGTACTTCTCCAAGTGCGacatacattttaattttcactattAGTAAGTCTCTACCTTCAAAAAATTTTGTGCACTACTTCTTTGCCGGCTGCAAAGTGTTAAGGAGGGAATAGGCCCATCCGTTCGCCTAAGAAATCATGGAAATATAATCGAATCTAAAACTGAACGGCACGGAAAGACGATTACCGCCCCAGACTGTGGATGACGTTCAGCAGCGTCACTGAGGCTGCTGCTATGCTATAATGTCACTTTACCGCTCAGCTCaagaattctttttatttttttcaggtcTTACCATTTCTAAGAAGTAATGAAGCACTGCACAACAAAACGACTTACATATCAGTCATGTAGTGAAGTATGTAGATGTATTATTTAAATACACAGACAATAATTTTTGTATGATTATACTacatctttctttttttgtatctATTTTACTCTCCCTCTCGAAAAATGCATGGGAAAATCTATCTGACGTGAAGATTGCGGCGTTTCACGTGGATCTCAACGTCCATGAGGAACATGCATTGTATGAAACGAAAGAGAAATAGTGTGCTAGAAATAGGACACTGATTATTGACTGAGCTACGGTAGGAGAAAAGAGGTTACGATATTACACCCTGTTGCATCATATGTAGTGGTGTCCATATGGAGAAGTAATTACACAAATGACACTATGGACCTACGCTAGAATTTAAATAAACTATTCTTGAAAGACAAACAACTGATTTGACAGAATGAAAACGAAAAATGAGTTATATTAACGCCTCACTTGACTAATAGTGAGAGAAATAAATCACCGAACGATTAGTATTGTTATGACACAAACGAGACGCATACTTCGCGACAGAATTGATAATTAAAGTGAAACTTAGTGATACCTGTGAAACATTTCTTGTCATACTCATACGACTACGGTCCACAGTACACAGATATTTACGCGTTTGTGGCAGATGACATGGTAATCTCAAACTGCAGTCGTCGAACTTTTTATTGGTGACAGCGTATTGCACTTTCGTATTGCACAATATTCTCACGAATATACGAAGCGTGTCCCCATAAATCGATTCTGGTACTCGTCTGCAGAAGACACACAGTCGTACAAGATTTGTTTTTAATAATGGAGTGACAGACCTCAGACCATGAGAAACATGAGTTATGGTGTAAGTGATACGTTGTTTCAATAGTTAAGGTGTTATTACCACATTAACTGAATCTGCATCATAAGTACAGTGCTTCATGAGGGATGGTGACAGTGAAGAAAGTATATCATTGTCCAGGCATGGCCAAACTGAAGAGTATGTAGCACTGTCTTCCCTCGACCTCGGAAGTGCCTTATCCCACCAAAACACGAATTTTTCATATACTCCAAAAATTGAAAGTGGTTCACAAGCTGCATATTGGTCGCGAATAGAACAGACGTCcagaaagtgtagaataaatttgtTTCCgttaatgttcacaaatttgttcggtccttagactaccggtttcgatcagcgatgaccatcttcagatctgcagaaaaACGCAGAAAAAAACAAATACAACTAGTGGACCGTCTACATCTTAAAACAATAAGAAAGGTCAGAATGAAAAGCGTTGCTGACATACATGGGGGAAAACAAGCGCTTAAAACATGATGACACATACCTCTTTTAAAACATGACCTAATATAATGAAATCATAGTGTCATCGTCAAAAGATACACACAAAATCAGCACACCATCGTagcacatatttaaaatatggtatACTCCTATACTAGACCACAGTGTCTGCGGAATAACCTTGTTAACAGCGCTACTGTTTATGACAGAATGCTGTAAAGTGACTACAAAATGTTTGTGTCGTAAGCTAGTTAGAATTCGCTACTGTAAGGTTACACATATTCGTAAATTATAAAATTGTGCAAGTTGCATTAAAAATAGGACAGGTAAAGTCTATAGTGGGCTTATCAGATGTACAAGCTATGAAAAATACATCTACAGCTAAAATTCAGAGTTTTAGAAGTGTAGCACTGTTGACAAGACCATTTCGCTGACAATGTGGCCTAGTGTATATCATATTTTAAATACGTGTCCTATGCTGTGCTGATTTTCTATCTTTTGACGATGCCGCTGTGACTTTACTATATTAGGACATTTTTTAAAATTGATATGCGTTGTCATAGTTTAAGCGCACGTTTTCCGCATGTATGTGGGTAATATTTTTCACTGCGGCCTGTACTGTAGTTTTAAGATGTAGACAGTCCACTAGTTATTTCTTTTTTCTCATGTTTTGCTGCAGAACAGAAGATGATCATCGCTGACCGAAACCGGCAGTCTTTTTTAACAGTTTTGTTATCAtagacagaaagaaaagaaatatatatatcagAGGTGATACTGATCATAGGTTTGACCGTTGATTTATTTCATTTAATCACTGAACATTGATTTATTTCACCCATGGTCCTTGGAACCCTTGTTAATACTTATCCACGCAAGCAACAAGCAATGAATTTTGAAAACTTTCACCATAGTGAACATGATATTCACTGCTGGATAACACCACCTTCATTATCATCACCGTCAGCTTCAGTATTGTTATACATAtgaaaatgagggggggggggggaagctacaACGAATGACAGGTATGTACAATATGTACGAGACCCAAGAGGGAACAATTTAAGAGTGTTCGGATtttgaagggtgtaagacaaggacgtacagtagtctttcgcccctactgttcgatctattCATCGATGAAGCAATGGAGGAtagaaaagaaaggttgaggagtagaattaaaattcaatgtggaaggaagtcaatgataagatttgctgatgacattgctatcttgagtgaaagtgaagaattattacAGGATGTATTgcagtctactgagtacaaaatatggattgagagtaaatcgaagtacgATGAAAGAAATGAGAAGCAACAACAATGAGAacggcaagaaacttaacatcaggattggtgatcacgaagtagaggaaggtaaggaattctgctacctaggcagaaaataaGCCAAGATGGAtggaccaaggaggacataaaagacagactagcacaggaaaaaaAAAGCATTCCTGCCTAAGAGACGTGTATTAGCATCAAATACAGACCGTACTctaaaggaagaaatttctgagaaggtacgtttgcagcacagctacgaatggtagtaaaacatgggctGTGGaacaaccggaatagaagagaatcgaagcatttgagatgtggtgctatagggtaAGTAACGAggagtttctccacagaatcggtgaggaaaggaatattgaaacgtccccttagaaaaattatacacgactgtgcttaaactgacacacaatatctttagcgcaacgcaatctgacttccaaaagtccctacgaaagaatggccctgacgaacattaacctatacctttcacatatcacttacctcgcaaaaaatcttcgttactcgaactactgcaatacagcgagcaccactactgccagctaaataaaagattcaaactactgaaggaactaactactgataggcatagttagcgaatgaaagattttaatagagtacaaataatgtacttaccttaatagtcataacatatatatcagttcatgacatcaatcttacaaatttcaaaactccgccatctctctccccacgtccaccactgctggcggctcacctccaactgcgcaacgctacgcgctgttagcatccagctgccgctgcccaacactacaatggcgagtattacaacaatgccaaccagccacagactgcacacagcacagccagtgattttcatacagagcactacgtggcggcggcgttaccaataaaaaaagtaaacagcttacttacatagcccccatgctccccacaaaaaatttttacaaattgttttgggcagtggccaataatgatttgataaaatttttcataattactataacaaagatatcaaatgcacacattattgatacaatgttggtcagaagctaaaattttctcacagtccataaagactggCCTGATCGTttgtcacagtaaaattgcagggtttttttcaaagtcttagcaataaaagaaattgcacttggaagtagtggatttctatgcagtcttgaagaagtagtgttgtccttccaatggaaagacagtgctgactcttgacatgcagacaggtaatgggccacaacagagcaaacccatagcagagtcagtctaagttgaagactattgttacttaggtcatcacagagcagacccattgtagtcctcgtagagattagggtattggtgggccaccagagatgcagacccactgcagtccttgtagaaataatggtattggtgggtcatcaaaggtgtagacccactgtagtccttgtagagatggccagcagccatctgtttgactgtgcaggcgcacaatcaccattgaagagtcttgcggataatatagtaagtccataaaccaccacttgtgcactcacaaattttttgaaatgtcctttcaaccagcaatgctgttatcctgtcccttactgaattattaacacacgtgcaaacactatcagtccctacttctcacatattgtccatatactatgaccaacagaaacgtgtgcagtgaaatgtaatttacaagttacttaatttgatgaactggtgtcaattacaattttataacataagaatactataacaaaggtacaaaatatatcattaaagaacataatagcacagataacatttgcagtaatacaggctttacaaaagaatcgaaataacaaatacatcagtgttacaggaattgtgacaggagcacatacataaaaaattagaatgaatttcgaaacatcaacttcacacatgagcattaaaataaaacagaataaataatatgtaaacatctttactaagtaaataacatgttattaatgcaaattatatttgaggacaacagtattcctcatcatagtgaatgtagcttcgtaTTAGAAGAGAAACAATTCTATGAacggtacacagagacaggaagaaaataaatacacaagggtacacaaacacatagtgaggtaacaaaaaaggaaaggacacggtttgttttcagggtaacatttggtactggagtccaacgaAAAACATCATTCCATAgaacgcccctcttatttcaacatttgctccagccaaaaaaaatcctatccaagcatgctttctgtattctattctcatcctctttcaaaaatagttttcctccactgtacactacttttttggccaaaccattttcttatagcttctcaatgcttttcttccaattcatcatagttagttttttatatagtctaccccctcttaagctaacttaaacctactgagctcagatgctaatctaagggacgacgcaatgcagcagcacaaaacaaattaacacaaacagcaatgacccaaaaaaatgcagatttgcaaagcaagcagcagtaaatgtaataacttatatctaaacatgaaaaaacccacaagcagaaaaaagagTATACTAAAGAAAACAATGCAGAttagggaaagttataatcacatcttaatgtctatgtaattaacgtggtgcaccacaaaaactaatgctacaacaaattaccaagtacttggaaagaaaattatatatacagttactgttattagtcgcttcttattgctctttccattccaagagctcctttttttgaagaatgtggatcataaaattattatttaacatatctgttgacagaaagttttcacattagcaaattcatttaattttattttgtaaaaccaatgcggtaacacagctggaaaacagatatcaaatgaaacaagcaactatgaaaggcaaagcataaaaatatcattcaatagtcatgtgacatttcataagttagtacaaattctcttaactctcgtagaaagacgcttgtcattatcaggtgtgcagatataagaaagtatctttccaagtaatgagcgtgtcgtttttgcgatgctttctacaaaggaatgtcaatagcgaggataatggcctctttatttctttctccacctgtgcctctgaatggcacacactaatggcttgtttccaggtggctttcgcccagctgggtgcccatgacgcattacgtgttggtggtcacttaactttcttaccgaaatatttatgacaccagtttccgctatagtggcagtctcatataaaaaatttcactggtcaagaatttgcgttacacatctgtagaaacaaaattatattaatataacagtgtccaaaaagttttcgtcggcattgtaatacattcaagcatttacatacatttcataactcttaaagaacgattcttggtttccaacaacctttttcacaaaccagagtccctaaccactactcattattccttaccttattcgtcgacacttcttcaatatttcatcatacgtagcataatcaaataactcatatagcagcagcttattgatcataaacatactgcaacagcataatacacatagtcatcgtaataatatcataacacctcagtcaaattctcaaaatcgtcgtagcttcctccaataatttcaaaacctaaaaaaattctctgctcatgtcaaaagtgtcatctgcctcaaacgtactttaaaaatcgtgatcccataccaaatacatcattcaaagctctcatagtatcacaatggttctgaaaaactatgaacagttcacaaagtacagacaaaatacaatttcgtaagtgtgaagtaatccaactgtgtaattgcgtaaataagTGTCACTGacgtagaaaaaaaattgtttcttagttaaataatcaggtagctgtgtaattctgtgttagagacatatggtaccgatgtgtaaagttgtataagcaaataccatattagctagggctccatgtgcttgccaaacacatggtacacaaagtaagcgtgtacccccctgaggattaatgtaattatatcctcaggtgttacagattacagcaatggaatgaaatgtatcacggaaaacctttgtatcattgtacttcaaatatctttaaaaataaatgttttaagtacaaaattaatcactcaaatacgtgtactgtagtgcttaactgtgcgtcttgttggaaGATAgtctctgtgctgtggaagtgtcgtagttatcatcctccgaaagctatgttctgcagaagtcaatgtactgacctcatgataaacaaaattgaaatgcttcgtgtatagatgtcgtagttactacgcttattgccgtgatgaagtaagtactgtactataacgtattgttgtgctacagaaaaggctgtctcattgtagctataccacaaagtcactactaaaacatgttttcctttccagaagaattcagaaaaactgtgcagatataaaatagatacaccgcaaaagcacaatgtaaattgtgtcacacattagtagcgtcgtgatataatcgtgtagctatcaaagaaaccaaacgctaagtcatctttaatctcacagaaactacttcaaataaagaatgtcttttcaactgaaccaaaatgttgcattaaaatctcattaacagtatatgtactaagtatgtaagccttataatcgtgcaactaacaagcaagaatgtacaaataacaacactgtgtcgtcagttcactataacaatgcattcgtaatttctgtttaaaaatgttccctaggttctaggctggatagttaact
This window encodes:
- the LOC126267977 gene encoding uncharacterized protein LOC126267977: MAAAAVATRAALACCLCAVLFSCSLPTVSGAWPWEVGLLKNKTTTTEATPSKSSTVTTGSPSTTTSTPPTPESTPRPRSRPRNNSKKHHHLHTSTTPQPTTKDYATDATTATEATPPSAPQVVVQTDPQLFASVQPQLPAVPPPEMSPIVIVEPDSYADASRAYRSMYEQPYGSMYPPPMSYAPPLPYYSPPPPPPLARYPSPYDPYAFGGYPSYQWPAIEPSYLRPYRSYPFAPMPSLQSYPIDYSPYPWWQPQIQGMMVGADGSAAPAIQGGCTSEPKRDREELTPALKDAPVDEKVEEPSPTYVSLLPSYTAKVDSLGSSTSTREGSNVKVEKPFIVEEKAEQPNIAHGNNAYGVGDTVGKENHILRNNPYQPAPPSSYWPGYYEQNQWPQWNQWQQWPASQQSQYPYSAGPQQPSVVQSQKRQAPFYGWGGRQYASYHF